The Corynebacterium occultum sequence CCATCCGCTCAAAACCGAGTTCCACGGCCAGGTCACCGCGGGCCACCATCACCCCGAGGTTGGCATGCCGCATCCCCTCCAGCAGGATCCCCGGCAGACCCTCATAACCCGGAATGGTCTCGATCTTGAGCACGATCCCCAGGTTGCGCACCCCCTCCGGGTCCTCCGACTCCTGGGCGATCTGCTCCAGGGTGTCCAGCAGGAAGCTCACATCCCCGGCGTTACGGATGAAGGAGATATCCGCGATATCAGCGTGCTGGGCCACAAATCGCAGGTGGGCGATGTCATCGGCGGTGAGACTCGGCAGCGGCAGATCGGTCTCGGGCAGGTTGATGCCCTTGTAGGCCGCCAATTTGGTACCGCCCGGCTTGGCTCGGATGATGTCCAGCTCCACCTCGCGGTAACCGTTCTTATTGAGACGCTTATCGACGGCCTTGGCCGCGATCGCGCCATCATCGAAGAGGACGTTCTGCCCCACCTCGATCGCCTCGACGGCTTCCGGCAGGGTGCAGCTGATCACCGGTGGTTCCTGGGAAGGGTCACAGGGGGTCTGTTCGGCGCTGAGCACCAGCTGGTCGCCAACCTCGAGCCGCAGGTTCTGCTCCAGGGGTTCCACCCCATGGACCCGGCTCTTCTCGAAGTCATGCTCCAGCAGGGTGGAGGTGGAGATATAGGCGTTCTGGTGTCCCTCTGCCAGCACCGCCCCCTCCGCCACCCGGGTGACGGTGAACTGGCGGCGGGAGTCACGGACATCCACCAGACTGATCCGGGAGCCCTCCTCCAGCTTCTCGAACCAGGCCGGATCCACCTGCAGCTCCAGGGTGGGGCGGCCCGGCAACTCCGGGGCCTCGGGGGCTTCCTGCCCGGCGGGGGAAAGCCAGAGCTTGGCCAGGGAGGTGACCTCACCGGCTTCGGTGCGGGTGACCCGGGCGCGGTTCACCGCGGGGCCCGGCTCAATCTCACCGGTACGGACCTTCGGCCCCGCCAGGTCCATGGCCACCCTGACCTCACGGCCGACCTCCGCAGCTGCGGCGCGGACATGGTCGATCATCCCCTGCCAGGCCTGTTCATCATCGTGGGCACAGTTGATCCGGGCGACCTCCATGCCAGCCTCCACGAAACCCCGGACCAGTTCCGGGTCGGTGGCCGCCTCGGCAGGCAGGGTCACCATGATGCGGGAGTGGGTGTTGTCATCAGCTTTCCCGAGCAGGAGATCCGCATGATCCTCGAGGATCTCATCAGCCCGGGAAAAGGCATCCTCGGATGCCTCCCAGGGTTTCTCCTGCGGTTGACCACCCAACGCCAGGGTCACCGCACGGGCAGCCTCAAGCCGGGCCTTCACCGCCGGTTCGGTGGTGGTCAGCCGGGTGGCACCGATCTGGGTGAGCTCGGACTGCAGCTCCCGGATGTCGAGGGTGCGCAGACGGGCGTAGTGAACCAGGTTGATGGCACCGTCACGATGGGCCGGGGCCACCGCATCAATTTCCGCAGCGTGGTTGGCCACCTCCTCATCCAGGGCGGCGAGCAGTTCATCAATCTGCGAAATAATCTTTTCGAGCCTCGGGTCCACGGTGTTCTCATCGTCCTTCAGTTTGACGGAGTCAAAATTGCGGTATTCACTTCAGGTTCCATTCTGCCCGCATCCGGGGCGTTCGGCATGCCGAAAACGAAGTTCCTCCGGGGGACTTGGGGGCCATGCCCCAGAACAACACCGCGCATCTGCTCGAGCAGCACGCCGGACCTCCCCCTGGGGTGGTTGCCCCGAGGTGGCCCCCTCAGCCGCAGTTGAAACTGACACCCTGCGAAGGTGTGATTTATCTGCCACTATCACACCTATGGCCAAACCAAGCCGCAATGAGCTGCTCCGAATGCTTCGCACCGGAGCACTTCGTGCCAGTGTCACCGGACTTCGTGGAGCTGTGATGGTGCTCGACATCGCCGCCGACATCTCCCCCGGCCTGCGGGTCACCCGCCGCCGACGCCTCCCCACCAACCTGGGTGCCGGTCTGCTCGGAGCGGAAATCACCTCCTGGATCGCCCTCTCCCCCTCCCTCCTGCCCCGCCGCTGGTGGCAGACCGCCGCCAATGTCGCGGTCTGCCAGGCCCTCGGACATGCCGCCCTGGCGGGGCTGACCTGGTCACTGGATCAGATCCCGGCGCGCTATCAGCGCCAGTTCAACACCGGGCTGACCGTTGCCTCCCGCAACACCACCCACCTGATGATCGCGGGGATGACGGCCTGGTTCACGGTCCGCAGTCTGCAGAACCAGCAGCGCGCCGCCGAGCTCATCGAGGATCCGGTGCGCCGCGGCTACCGGGAGGGGCTGCTGGGTCTGATCGTGGGCACCGCCGGTTATGGTGGCCTGCTCCTGCTCGGGGAAACCGCGCAGTACACCACGGACCGGGTCACCTCTTTCCTGGGACGATGGCTACCGGGGTGGGTGGGGTGGCCGATCGCGGCCGGCGGCGCCACCTATCTGCTGATCCTGCTCAGCAATAAGGTGGTGCTGCGCCGCCTGATCGCCGACATCACCCGCCAGGCGGAGGAACTGAACAAGGCGGTGTTCCCGGGCACCAGTCAGCCCTGGGAACCGGAGCGTTCGGGTAGCCCCTGGTCCCTGGAACCCTGGCATGCGGTGGGCTCCCAGGGCCGCGCCCTGCTTTCCGGGGGTCCCCGGGCCCGGGACATCACCCAGGTCACCGGGCTCCCCCCGGATGAGGTGCATGAGCCGATCCGGATTTTCGCGGGCCTGGTGCGGGGCCGCAGCCTGGCGGCCACCGCCGATGTGGTGCTGGCGGAGATGGACCGCACCGGGGCCTTCCACCGGGACACCCTGGTGATCCACACCTCCACCGGCACCGGTTGGATCACGGACTGGGGGATGTCCGCGGTGGAATTCCTCACCGGCGGCAACTGCGCCACCATGTCGATGCAGTATTCCTTCATCACCAGCGCAGTCAGCTACTACATCGACCATGACACCCCGGTGCAGGCCGCCCGGATCCTGATCGAGAAGATCCTGGCCCGGGTGGAGCAGATGCCGAACCCACCGAAGGTCTATGTGACCGGGGAGTCCCTCGGCGCCTACGGCACCTGCGCGGTGTTCGAGGATCTGGATGATCTGCTGGCACGCACCGACGGCGCGGTGTTCACCGGCGCCCCACGCTTCACCGACATGATCCAGTCCCTGACCGCACAGCGGGACGCCGGCTCCCCGGAACGGCTGCCGGTGATCGATGGTGGAAGCCATGTCCGTTTCGTGGCCCACCCAGCCCACCTGAACCATGACTTCGCCGGCCTGCCCTACAAGAACGCCTGGCAACACCCCAGGGTGGTCATCGGCCAGCATGCCTCCGACCCCGTGGTGTGGTGGGATCTTCCGCTGCTCTACCGGCGCCCCGACTGGCTGCGAGAGAAAGGTTCCCGCGGGGTGGCGGCCCCGGCTGCCCAACATCTGGATGTGCCACCCGGTTTCCGCTGGTTCCCCTTCGTCAGTGGTTGGCAGGTGGGCCTGGACCTGGCGATGTCCATCAAGACCCCAGGGCTGCACGGCCATAACTATCACGGGGAGTTCATGTCCTACTGGGCGGCGGTGCTGGGCACCCGGCATGGCATCCCGGTGCGGCTGACCCCGGCCATGGAACGCCGGGCGGTGACATGGATCGGGCAGAACACGGTGCGTCGCTAAGCGCGGGCGGGCTGCACCTCCCTGAGCTGCGCGCCGCCAAAGGGCCAAAACCACAGGCCGCGGTAGATGCTCCCACCCCTTGGAAGGGGCTATGACCGCGAGATGGGCAACCACTCGAGATAGGGCCAGCATCGCCGCTTCACGACGCCCCTCCCAGGTGCCATTGGCGATCGCATGATCACCCCAGGTCACCACCCAGGGCAGTGCCACATGCACGGCCCGCTCCGCAATATCACGGTAGGCGCTGAAATAACCCGACTCGTAGTTGACGCAGGAGCTCACCACCAGACGCAGCGCGCCGGGGTCAACATCAGCGGCCGGTGAGGTCCCTGGTGGTGACCACGAAGCGGAAGTAGTACACCTGCGTCGGTTGCAGTCCCCAGACCTCCACCTGGCTGGTGTGGTCCGTGGCGGTGGTGGCGGTGACTTCACCGCGGGTGATGGTTTCCCCGAACTCCGGGGTGGTGGTCACTTCCCAGACGAGGGGCACCGCCGCCGTCACACCGAGGGCAAAAGAGCTGCTATTTCACGCACGCTTCATACCTGGTGCCGGAAGTTGAATCCCAGGGGGTCACGCCCCCCTTGGTCCGACTAGGCAGACACCGGGCCGCAGGCCACACCGGTGGAGTGGTGCGGGCAGTAACCGTTCGGCACCTTGTGCAGGTACTGCTGGTGTTCGTCCTCGGCCAGGAAGTACTTCCCCGAGGGGGTTTCGCTGAGCTGCCTGACCTCGGTGGTGATCTTCCCGAAGCCATGTTCCGCCAGACGCTGACCGTAGTGTTCGACGATGCGGGAGACCTGCTCGGCCTCCGCTGCGGCATCCTCACCGAGGGTGAAGATGGCGGAACGGTACTGGGTGCCCACATCATTGCCCTGGCGGTAACCCTGGGTCGGGTCATGGGCTTCCATGGCGATGATCACCAGCTGCTCCAGGGACACCTTCGCCGGGTCATAGACCACTTCGACCACCTCGGTGTGGTTGGTGCGGCCGGTACAGGTCTCCCGGTAGGTGGGGTTCTCGGTGACACCACCGGCGAAACCGACGGAGGTGGATTCCACGCCCTCGGTCTCCCAGTAGATCTTCTCCACACCCCAGTAGCAGCCGATGCCGATGATCACTGATTTCTGGTGGGGCAACCAGGGCCCGGTGATGGGGGTGCCCAGCACCGCATGCGGCCTCGGGTTCGGCAGCACCGGGTGGGAGCCACCCTTGAGGGCCTCATTCTCCGGAACAAGTTCTGGGGTTCGGGCAAATAACCATCCCATGAGTGCAACTCCTAAATTCGGTGGGTATTTCTCTCGGGCAGCATCAGGCAGTGAGGGTTCTCCCCTGCTCCAACGCCTTGTCCCCCGACTCTATTCCGCTGCCGGGGGTCTCTGCCGCCCACCGGAGGGCGGGGCGCAGGGCGAACGGGGGCAC is a genomic window containing:
- a CDS encoding pyruvate kinase produces the protein MDPRLEKIISQIDELLAALDEEVANHAAEIDAVAPAHRDGAINLVHYARLRTLDIRELQSELTQIGATRLTTTEPAVKARLEAARAVTLALGGQPQEKPWEASEDAFSRADEILEDHADLLLGKADDNTHSRIMVTLPAEAATDPELVRGFVEAGMEVARINCAHDDEQAWQGMIDHVRAAAAEVGREVRVAMDLAGPKVRTGEIEPGPAVNRARVTRTEAGEVTSLAKLWLSPAGQEAPEAPELPGRPTLELQVDPAWFEKLEEGSRISLVDVRDSRRQFTVTRVAEGAVLAEGHQNAYISTSTLLEHDFEKSRVHGVEPLEQNLRLEVGDQLVLSAEQTPCDPSQEPPVISCTLPEAVEAIEVGQNVLFDDGAIAAKAVDKRLNKNGYREVELDIIRAKPGGTKLAAYKGINLPETDLPLPSLTADDIAHLRFVAQHADIADISFIRNAGDVSFLLDTLEQIAQESEDPEGVRNLGIVLKIETIPGYEGLPGILLEGMRHANLGVMVARGDLAVELGFERMAEVPRLIMSIAEAAHVPTIMATQVLENLAKTGLPARAEITDAAYALRAEAVMLNKGPYINDAIHILNSLSQTLGASQRKNRMLLRRIKSWGSEQ
- the msrA gene encoding peptide-methionine (S)-S-oxide reductase MsrA, yielding MGWLFARTPELVPENEALKGGSHPVLPNPRPHAVLGTPITGPWLPHQKSVIIGIGCYWGVEKIYWETEGVESTSVGFAGGVTENPTYRETCTGRTNHTEVVEVVYDPAKVSLEQLVIIAMEAHDPTQGYRQGNDVGTQYRSAIFTLGEDAAAEAEQVSRIVEHYGQRLAEHGFGKITTEVRQLSETPSGKYFLAEDEHQQYLHKVPNGYCPHHSTGVACGPVSA
- a CDS encoding alpha/beta-hydrolase family protein → MAKPSRNELLRMLRTGALRASVTGLRGAVMVLDIAADISPGLRVTRRRRLPTNLGAGLLGAEITSWIALSPSLLPRRWWQTAANVAVCQALGHAALAGLTWSLDQIPARYQRQFNTGLTVASRNTTHLMIAGMTAWFTVRSLQNQQRAAELIEDPVRRGYREGLLGLIVGTAGYGGLLLLGETAQYTTDRVTSFLGRWLPGWVGWPIAAGGATYLLILLSNKVVLRRLIADITRQAEELNKAVFPGTSQPWEPERSGSPWSLEPWHAVGSQGRALLSGGPRARDITQVTGLPPDEVHEPIRIFAGLVRGRSLAATADVVLAEMDRTGAFHRDTLVIHTSTGTGWITDWGMSAVEFLTGGNCATMSMQYSFITSAVSYYIDHDTPVQAARILIEKILARVEQMPNPPKVYVTGESLGAYGTCAVFEDLDDLLARTDGAVFTGAPRFTDMIQSLTAQRDAGSPERLPVIDGGSHVRFVAHPAHLNHDFAGLPYKNAWQHPRVVIGQHASDPVVWWDLPLLYRRPDWLREKGSRGVAAPAAQHLDVPPGFRWFPFVSGWQVGLDLAMSIKTPGLHGHNYHGEFMSYWAAVLGTRHGIPVRLTPAMERRAVTWIGQNTVRR
- a CDS encoding PhoD-like phosphatase N-terminal domain-containing protein, which codes for MTTTPEFGETITRGEVTATTATDHTSQVEVWGLQPTQVYYFRFVVTTRDLTGR